The Hippocampus zosterae strain Florida chromosome 10, ASM2543408v3, whole genome shotgun sequence genome contains the following window.
AGAGGTGTGCCTGGATGATATTAAACAATGGCTGTCTTTCAAATTTTTGCTGCTTAACACTGATAATACGGAGACGTTGATCATTGGCCCTGCTCGTCAACGGCACCTATTTAAGTACACTACTCTCAGTCTCGATGGATGTACTATTACCCAAAATGATTCAGCAAAAACTCTTGGGTGTTATGTTTGATTCAGCGCTCTCTTTTCAAATGCACATTATGAATATAacgagaactgttttttttttcaccttcgcAATATTGCTAGAACCTTCCCATTGTATCTGCTTGTGATGCAGAAATCGGAATTTATGCATTTGTTCCGTCTCACCTTGATAATTGCAACAAATTGCTCTCTGGTCTTCCCATTTCTAGTATTAAACGTCAGCAGTACGCACAATAAAATGCTGCAGCTTCTGACAAGGACAAGTTCAATCATATTACTCAGATATGAGCCAAGTTGCGCTGGTTCCCGTTCCACATGAAATGTGATTTCAAGATTTTGCAACTTGCACTATATTACGTGGCTTTCCTATCACATTTTGATGATCCCGAATGTTCCGTCCTGAACTCTATGTTCCCAACACGCTGACCTTTTAGTGATCCTGAGAGCCCCCAAAAAGTTATTTTGCAATATTTATTAGGGCTCCGCTACTCTGGAAGACACTATCAACGGCAATTAGTCATTACCTCAGtagaaatgtttaaaacatgACTTAGGACTTATTTGTATACTCTTGCATTCAGTCGAACTACATTTTGACCTGTTTGACTGCCAACGTTTCTGTTTGTCCTCCCCCAGCCCCAttcctgttttggagaaggtgTGAAGTGGCAATGACCCAGTTGCTTGTCGCTCTACAGGTTCTTCTCTGATGGATCTGGACAAGATCTGCATCGACTGATCTGGATAATCACAGATGGATCACCTCCTCTGAGGCGCTGCGATGCAGATGTCTTCATCGACAAACCGGGAGTACTTATCTCTCAGCAAAGCTCTCGTCACAATCGGAGCAACTGATGGGTTTCCCTCCGgtgtgtgttctcatgtgtTTGTTCAAGATAGAAAAGCTTTTGTCGCAAATGGAGaaagtgaaatgtttttgtccTGTGTGTGCCAATGCGTGTACGAGCAGAGAGGCCCATACAGCAAGTGTGTCACCACAAATTGAGCAACTGAAAGGTTTCACTGTTAACATTTAACAGTGTTTCCCCCTATTAAATGGACTATTACATTATTCTAACTAACATCGTACAGCACCATATTGTGTCAATTGTTGCCCACTCAGTATTAATTGCAGCCTGTTAATCTTGCAAGGGGGATTCTCCCATCTGGgtccccttctcaaggtttctcatttcTCCCCAGATGGTTTTCCTTGCCCTCTTGGGGGTTAAGATCAGGGGATGTCATTAATATTTGTCTACCGTAGGCATGTGAAGCCCttagagacaattttttttgtgattgaagcatatataaatacatttgacttgacttgacttcacatGTTCTGACGTTACATGTCAAACAGGTACATGAAATCAATTCCACCGCCGTCACATGCAACCCTCCGGCCTGTATGCAGCTTGTCAGCCATCCTGATTAAGTACCAATTCCAAACTGCAGACCACAAGACTGGATTTTTTGTGTCAgtggaaggggtgggggttgaTGTCAGAGGCAGCCGCTCCACCTGGTCTTGGCCTGTGTGATCATGTTAAGTCCCGAACGTGTCTGGACCCGCAGTGCAAACAAATGTGCTCTTCACTTTCACCTCTCACTTCAGGCCCTCGCTGTCTTTGTTCAGTCAGTACACATGTGCTTGTTGCATGTCCTCAGGCCCTTAAGCGTGAGGACAGCGTTGGCTGGCCCTTGACTTGTGCAGTACATCCAAACTTGAGCTGGGAGCATAAAATACAATCGCTTGGAGGGGGTTGCTTGCACAGCTGCTTTCCCTGAATAAATAGTTAAACAGCGACAAGTAATGAAAGAAGAGCCAAAGTGTTAACGTTCAATGAACACACGTTTGAAATAAGCCTTTTGAGTTTGAGTTCATGAGACTCCCAAAAGTAGCTGGACGAGGAAAGGATGGAAACAATAATTGGACGGTTGTAAAGGTTGGCGGAACTTCATAACTTTCACGGTACAAAGACCGAGAGCTTCTTGAGAAATCACTCTCCTTTGAATTCACCATTCAGTGTCTGACAATTTACCGTTTTCGTAATAAAAATAGTTTCATGGAACTTCCCCATTTGAAACATAAGCAGGCCCATCAAACAGCTGTGCCAGGTGTATTTACTGTTCATCTAAGTTAAACATCAGCTTCCCTTCATTACCCTCACGCATAGAGGACACAAGGCATCTGTGTTCATGCTGCAGGGACTCTCCCACTCTTCATTAGTTCAGATAAATGGATTTGCTGTCATATAAACCAACAAGATTTCCATACGTTTTCAACTGGCAAGTCAAGTAGAGTGAGGACGCAGCACAGCTTTGAGGGCAAAGAGTGCAACTATTTCTTACATGAACGTTTTGTTTCCATCAGTTGACCACCCCCCCTCGCTTCGAAACGACTGGTCTTCCGAGTCAATTCCTATCGAGTGAATTTACATTTGCACTTCAACAATTACAAGCGCCGCATTTatggtccccccccacccccccagttaTTACCAACCAACACAGAACTTTTCTCTCTTTCCACGTTCTAAAGCAAACCACTGTTGAAGATCTCAAGCAGCTCAAGTTtatcccagccgactttggCGAGGTATCCGCATTCAATCACACGGTACGGCATACAACCAACGATTGACACTGCACTTTCATAATTTAAATCTTATTTGGAGCTCTTAATCTTCCATTTAAATTCAGTTCAAACAATTTGGTATTTGACATAGATTTTTGTGTTATGCGGTAAAAGTACTGAACAGTGTCAGGTTGAATACTAATCTGCAGACTCGCCTTCGTTAACCACAAAGAAAGTCATTTAATGAATGTGACCTGTTCTCCACATGTGAGGGCTTGTGTCAGGAAAGTAAAGTACAAACACGGTGCGCACACGTGCCGCCTCTCACACATGCACGTGCATGCCCAGCAATCTTTAATGCTTAACTTTGGCAGTGAACTCTATCTACTACAAAACATCAGGAATGAGGTGTGAGTGAGTGTTATGCAAGCAACCAAAttcttgttctcttttttttcttttttagtcaTAACCTTTACCATTAACCTTATACTGTACAGAGTATACTGTAACTATTGTGTATTGAAATCCTATGCATGAACGTTACTCATTGTTTGACGACAGTTAATCACCAGCACTTCTCACAACGCACTTTTATCAAACCCTcgaagtcaggggtgtcaaactcactttttGTCCTGAGCCACGTtatagttaccgtttcccttggagggccattatgactctgaaaccatatgaagaaatcaagaataatgatttattcaacgatagtttaagttactgtaatgacgGCTTTGCGGACAATTTAtaactttcataactttgctgctgtgaatctggaatttctccattccgagactaataaaggttttcttaatcgaCGTGATGGTCGTGACCTGAGTCCTGAGCAactgtaaggtcattttcagccaacaaaatggccgcccctgagATGGCTGGATTTGGCCTctgaactcatattccacaaacgcaatatgaaCCATAATGCAATGTTTAAACTCGTGAAGGTGtgtagaacatattattgtgaaGACAAATTTTAATGAAGTAAGtatttatactgtatgtcattacCTGACAACTCTGCCCAGGAGTGAAGTTTTACTAATGTTTACTTGTTCGTTACATAAGTGAGTAAATGGTCAGATTCAATATTTTCTTCTACATTctgtattttcataaatatttattttgagggAGAAAATGCGAATGTATTATAATTATTCATATCTGTCATATTTTTACATGAGCATTCAGAATAAATGAATTGGACTGATTATTATTTGACCTTTGCCCCATATATAGACTTATTCTGGTTAAGAAAACTACATCCAGGTATTTGGGAATTATGACTCTGGTGTCATGTGTTGAGGTTTTGGTGGGTTTCAGaggattttccattttcaaactgaGACCTGGAGCACTTTGAGGATGACTGGGGTCGTGTTTGATTTAAAACATGTCAGAAATATTGACCAGTTTAATCTGATTTCCATGAATGTCTCgtcttaaaaacaaattatttgtcATTATAAATTGTCCAAAACCTTTTCACCGTCTTTCCATTTTGTTCAATAAATCTGCTGGCAGGACTGTTTGAGTTCTCTACAGTAGCctctaatgcaggggtgcccaaactttttggaccaaagatctacttttcgatcaactaacatcccgggatctaccctttccggcatgcgcacacacgcacacacgcgcgcacgccatgatgagaaacagcctgaaacggaggcatgccacgcacttttgcagactgttaactatcgtagctcacacttaccgttttaaagtgctttcctgggccctccaagattcctattctttgctcgtgccctcggtgaattgtacacgaagcaaactttgaatgagaatcatgacgataaaagatagagcccaattgcaaactgctgagcgctaacaacttccggtgacgtaatcatgcgccaccgtaaatttaagatttacctgctttattttatttatttatttgtttatttttggtgaaaatgagactgatgattagtgtgcagtgtatattaacacacaaaatatattactaacatggtcaaaggcacacaaatggttgtttgtttattttctcctcgacagtcctcggatctacttgggacctgtcttagatctaccggtagatcaggatctacctaatgggcaccgctGCTCTAATGCTTTGCTgtcagtggtttttttttttttttacctcaaccAAATGTTTGACAGTAGGTTATATAGTTATTAAACCACCATGGAGAGGAGCAGTTGAATGCAAGAGGATGGTCATTTGCTCAGAATGTGGTTTACTCCTCAAAGatctcccccccttcccccatatGTCCAAAATATTGGATTCAACCCTGACCCCATTTCTGCCACAAGGTTCGCCGCGATCGGCTCTGAGTTGTCCTGCAACGCTAAGAAAACAAATGGTatcgaaaatggaaggatggatacaCAAATTGTACCTGTAGATCCAGATTATACATAGAATTTGCTATGTATAATAACTATGATGTTAATTCTGTATCAGTACCCAAGCACTAGATTTATCCATGAGCACCTAGGAATTTATAAAGATCATATCCCACATTGTTACACTTGAAAACTTCCATTTGCGTGTCTGTGAATATGTATAGGATAATTGGGAGCTCAAACTGAGagtgttttaatattttattaaaaacagatttGTTATGGGTATGAAAATAAAtctgagtaaaaaaaagaaagaaaaggcctGATAAACTCAGCCACTTCATCCATCCAATATCCATTCATCATATCCACTCCACCCTTGCTTAAAGACACGCACAAACGGTTTCCTTGTTGAGCGCTTGAAAAGAATTGAACACACCATCATAATACATTATAACACATTTCAGTGCCCAACGCTAAATTGCTCTTGAAATAATCCTCCATGAGGCAGGGGTAAGTATAATCTGTGGGAGGGTAGTAGGGGGAGTATTCAGGAGCGCAGATGCTCTCCTGCAGGTTGGCCCAGCACTGAGGCATGCAGTCACTGTCCTGAAGGGTGCAGTTCTGGTTGTGGTAGTTCTCTGTGGAGTAGCTAATGACGTTGCACTCCATCCTGGTGGGCGAGTCGAtgcaagaggaagaggaagaggagaaagaaTCCTGTGGCGAGTAACTATTGTGATCGGCTGGGCTGCACAGCTTCAGTGACTCTGGTGAGGAGCAGGGGACCTAAAACAGATCATTTCACTTTTGTGAATCCAGCAGTCCAGCTTTCATACCAATGTATCTGATAAACtgaaatgtttaattttctAATCGGGAAAATCAAACGTTTAGTGGTTCAAAAATATTACACCTTTTTTGCAACAATAATCGAGGGCTTTgttcaaaaccacaaaaacgAACATGATAATTGCAAAGTAACAAATGGTTTGGTAGTACAGTCGCTCATTTCCTTTTTAAACCACCATTCAATGAGATGACAGGTTACAAAACCGTTTTTATTTCCTAAAATTGATTAGATGGTCTATTAATGTGGCTAAATAACTCTCAATCTATTTACGTTTTAGGTTGGACCTTTTTGAATGGCTGTAATGTTCTCAAGCATCGGTCACCATGATGGGGCCAATAATGATATCGTCTGAcaattacacacgcacacaaatatgTTTCAAATCTGCGCTTTATTTCGttcatcaaattaattgtgctgCCTCGGGTAGTTGCCagcagagaagtgtgagttACCTCTGGGAATACTGTACAACCTTCTGTCGCGAGTGTGACGGCGATCGTGTGGATCCACATTCTTTTACATTGGCGCGGTGCATTCTGGGACCTGTAGTACTTATGACGCGTAAATTTAACTGGTCTTGCGGTGCTTATCTTCTTTTATATTGTCCGTGGAttgtttaaaaagacaaattctTGAGCCCTTTGGAACACTGTGGTAGTctaaattgtattaaaaataattactaATACTCCCAGACAATTGTACGGTTTTTTTAGGACGaacaacacttttttaaagGCTGCTAGTGTGCAAACCTACCAGCCCGTGGCCATAGTTGTCTGAGTCCAAGGGAAGGCCGTGGCTCCAGGGCAGCGGCAAAGAAGGAGGGAGTGGCATGGAGATGTTGTTGTAGCAACAATCGCTGTTGTTTGGGATGTTGTTTCCACTGAAGCAGTCAGGAGGCACCATCATGTCCCCAAACGGCTGCTGGCTGCACGGAAAGCCGCTCTCCGTTGCCTGGATGCTGCACCCTTTGTCGGGTACAATGAAGGAGGCGGGACGCGGCTGCACCGCCGCAGAGCCACAAGTGACGGGGTCCACATTGGGTGTGGTGGGGGGATCCACATAGCTACCTGGATtaaatttataaataaatacttaaataaataaataagtggtgattacaaaaaaatgccCCCCAGTCCATCGCGAAACAATCGTCCAAATGAATGGCCACACCAACTCAGTCCTCCACCCCCTTAAAGTCTAACAATTAAGATCATCTAATTGGTGGGTTTGTCTGGCAATCAGTTcgcagggtgtatcccgcctctactgcctgaagatagaTGGGACAGGcttcagcacgccccgcgaccctcgtgaggataaacagattagaaaaatgAATTGGTGGGTAGAGTGAACATCTTCTCATCAGAATACAAAGAAGAGCTGGAGTGCAAGAGCACTGGTGCTCTTCAAAGGGTTAAAACGTCATCAAAAATAGCTTGGAACGAATCCCTCCAGCCGGGTGCGGTAAATGCAAAATGCTTTAATTTATAGCTTTAGAGACTTTTACATTTCCAATAACCATCTGAGTGCCTGGGCCCAGAAGTCTTTCCCATCTCTTTTTTGACAGTTTTAAGAGCTTCAATAAAAAATCCAGGAGGACCTTTAAATGGGTCCGTAATTTAAGAGAGTGATGTCACAACATCACCAACGGACACAAACGTTTATAAATAGGAGCCCTGCGCACTTCCAATTGTGTTGTCAAATGTTGCAATGATCTGCATGCCGTTTTATGTGAGTATATTTGGTTTTGGGGCTCAGTCCTTGGTCGCCACGGAATTCAA
Protein-coding sequences here:
- the linc.pou2af1 gene encoding colorectal cancer associated 2 gives rise to the protein MSDKPRVYQGVRVKTTVKELLQRHRAREANRKKVKTIPQDCLDLQGLCASPFSSNYVDPPTTPNVDPVTCGSAAVQPRPASFIVPDKGCSIQATESGFPCSQQPFGDMMVPPDCFSGNNIPNNSDCCYNNISMPLPPSLPLPWSHGLPLDSDNYGHGLVPCSSPESLKLCSPADHNSYSPQDSFSSSSSSCIDSPTRMECNVISYSTENYHNQNCTLQDSDCMPQCWANLQESICAPEYSPYYPPTDYTYPCLMEDYFKSNLALGTEMCYNVL